In Antechinus flavipes isolate AdamAnt ecotype Samford, QLD, Australia chromosome 3, AdamAnt_v2, whole genome shotgun sequence, a genomic segment contains:
- the LOC127557260 gene encoding olfactory receptor 10G4-like, which produces MERHNQSFVSTFILMGIPHAPELNTLLFGIFLVIYALTLVGNLFILLVIKVDAHLHTPMYYFLANLSFIDMWFSTVTVPKILMGILSPDGGAISFHSCAAQLYFFHILGSTECFLYTVMSYDRYLAITYPLRYATMMGRKTCALLAGGTWLSGAIHSAAQTALTFRLPYCGPNQIQHYFCDAPPILKLACAETSVNEMVIFVNIGIVASGCCFLIFLSYVSIVRAILKIRTAEGRYKAFQTCASHCIVVLCFFVPGLIVYLRPGSMYAVDRIVVIFQTVITPLLNPMVYTLRNKEVKTALLRLKDQRNFIQIKI; this is translated from the coding sequence ATGGAAAGGCATAATCAGAGCTTTGTGAGCACATTCATCCTTATGGGGATTCCCCATGCACCAGAACTAAACACTCTcttatttggtattttcttagTGATTTATGCACTGACTCTGGTGGGGAACCTCTTCATCCTTCTGGTGATTAAAGTAGACGCTCACCTCCATACTCCTATGTACTACTTCCTGGCCAATCTTTCCTTCATTGATATGTGGTTCTCCACTGTCACTGTGCCCAAGATACTCATGGGTATTCTTTCCCCAGATGGTGGGGCCATCTCTTTTCATAGCTGTGCTGCCCAGCTCTATTTTTTCCACATTCTGGGAAGCACTGAGTGTTTTCTCTACACAGTCATGTCCTATGACCGCTACCTGGCCATCACTTATCCCCTGCGCTATGCTACCATGATGGGCAGGAAAACTTGTGCCCTTCTAGCTGGAGGCACATGGCTCAGTGGTGCTATCCACTCAGCAGCCCAGACTGCCCTGACCTTCCGCCTGCCCTACTGCGGCCCTAACCAGATCCAGCATTATTTCTGTGATGCACCCCCCATTCTCAAACTGGCCTGTGCAGAAACCTCAGTCAATGAGATGGTGATCTTTGTCAACATTGGCATAGTGGCTTCTGGATGCTGTTTCCTGATTTTTCTGTCTTATGTGTCCATTGTCCGTGCCATTCTGAAGATCCGCACAGCAGAGGGCAGATACAAAGCCTTCCAGACCTGTGCTTCTCATTGCATTGTGGTCCTCTGTTTCTTTGTGCCTGGTCTCATTGTTTATCTAAGACCTGGTTCCATGTATGCTGTAGACAGGATTGTGGTCATTTTCCAAACAGTGATCACACCCCTGCTGAATCCCATGGTGTACACCCTAAGGAACAAAGAGGTAAAAACAGCTTTGCTTAGGctaaaagatcaaagaaatttTATACAAATTAAGATCTAG